A window from Primulina eburnea isolate SZY01 chromosome 2, ASM2296580v1, whole genome shotgun sequence encodes these proteins:
- the LOC140823732 gene encoding uncharacterized protein isoform X1: MGKSTIRRGRFTYVHDVNGGPPEAIDVHHIFVSNTWCGMSHLCTYALLFAIPGFLLLHYPQDTLDAVTFWGFIFAGFLSWVSSRRQIKKAESVIIFAAFGVQLETMFKSGRTGRHFVPISKILKPVLVECVTPFSCYWSLSLIIRGEEELLPVFKGLYPPVKMLVPIWKALCVAIANGECNLTLDDSLPSGEMGA, encoded by the exons ATGGGGAAATCTACCATTAGAAGGGGGAGATTCACATATGTACATGATGTGAACGGAGGCCCACCTGAAGCCATCGATGTTCACCATATTTTTGTTTCCAATACGTGGTGCGGGATGTCTCATTTATGCACATATGCTCTACTTTTTGCAATTCCAGGCTTTCTTTTACTCCATTATCCGCAG GACACATTAGATGCTGTTACGTTTTGGGGTTTCATCTTTGCTGGGTTTCTCTCGTGGGTATCATCAAGAAGACAAATCAAGAAAG CAGAGTCTGTTATAATCTTCGCAGCTTTCGGAGTTCAGCTTGAGACTATGTTTAAAAG TGGGAGAACAGGTCGCCACTTTGTACCAATCAGCAAGATTTTGAAGCCTGTACTGGTTGAATGTGTCACACCGTTCTCTTGTTACTGGAGTTTATCTCTGATTATACGTGGAGAGGAAGAACTTTTACCTGTATTCAAG GGATTGTATCCTCCCGTCAAAATGTTAGTTCCCATTTGGAAAGCTCTGTGTGTTGCCATTGCTAATGGAGAATGCAACCTGACACTAGATGATTCACTGCCGAGTGGAGAAATGGGTGCTTGA
- the LOC140823732 gene encoding uncharacterized protein isoform X2, whose protein sequence is MGKSTIRRGRFTYVHDVNGGPPEAIDVHHIFVSNTWCGMSHLCTYALLFAIPGFLLLHYPQDTLDAVTFWGFIFAGFLSWVSSRRQIKKESVIIFAAFGVQLETMFKSGRTGRHFVPISKILKPVLVECVTPFSCYWSLSLIIRGEEELLPVFKGLYPPVKMLVPIWKALCVAIANGECNLTLDDSLPSGEMGA, encoded by the exons ATGGGGAAATCTACCATTAGAAGGGGGAGATTCACATATGTACATGATGTGAACGGAGGCCCACCTGAAGCCATCGATGTTCACCATATTTTTGTTTCCAATACGTGGTGCGGGATGTCTCATTTATGCACATATGCTCTACTTTTTGCAATTCCAGGCTTTCTTTTACTCCATTATCCGCAG GACACATTAGATGCTGTTACGTTTTGGGGTTTCATCTTTGCTGGGTTTCTCTCGTGGGTATCATCAAGAAGACAAATCAAGAAAG AGTCTGTTATAATCTTCGCAGCTTTCGGAGTTCAGCTTGAGACTATGTTTAAAAG TGGGAGAACAGGTCGCCACTTTGTACCAATCAGCAAGATTTTGAAGCCTGTACTGGTTGAATGTGTCACACCGTTCTCTTGTTACTGGAGTTTATCTCTGATTATACGTGGAGAGGAAGAACTTTTACCTGTATTCAAG GGATTGTATCCTCCCGTCAAAATGTTAGTTCCCATTTGGAAAGCTCTGTGTGTTGCCATTGCTAATGGAGAATGCAACCTGACACTAGATGATTCACTGCCGAGTGGAGAAATGGGTGCTTGA
- the LOC140823730 gene encoding protein RTE1-HOMOLOG, whose protein sequence is MRSIGEPDRILMIEENPGDSMQIDPKSSRYPCCIVWSPLPVLSCLFPCIGHIGICREDGVILDFAGPNFVCVDNFTFGSPTRYIQLNKEQCFTFINSSGHDSEDESKENGGSSDILTWDDALRKSTQEYQHHSYNLLTCNCHSFVANCLNRLMFQAGGWNVVNLAVLIFLKGQWVSKTAIMRTYLPFLLVVGLGLVFGGATFLTYLTIFFLIIVGWFLIGTYCSKKLIQL, encoded by the exons ATGAGATCAATTGGGGAACCCGATCGCATCTTGATGATTGAAGAAAACCCTGGCGATTCAATGCAGATTGATCCGAAAAGTAGCCGCTATCCTTGCTGCATTGTTTGGTCGCCTCTTCCTGTGTTGTCTTGTCTTTTCCCATGCATTGGCCACATTGGGATATGCAGGGAGGACGGTGTTATTTTGGATTTTGCTGGGCCAAATTTCGTTTGTGTTGACAATTTTACCTTTGGATCACCGACCCGTTACATTCAACTCAACAAAGAGCAG TGCTTCACTTTTATCAATTCCTCGGGGCATGACAGTGAAGATGAATCAAAGGAAAATGGAGGCAGTAGTGATATTCTGACGTGGGACGATGCGCTACGCAAGAGCACACAAGAGTACCAGCATCATTCCTACAACCTTCTCACTTGCAATTGCCATTCATTTGTAGCCAATTGTCTGAATAGGTTGATGTTTCAGGCTGGTGGTTGGAACGTAGTAAACTTGGCTGTTCTTATTTTCCTCAAGGGACAATGGGTCAGTAAAACTGCTATCATGCGAACTTATTTGCCATTCCTCTTAGTCGTTGGTCTCGGGCTTGTCTTTGGAGGGGCAACCTTCCTCACTTATTTGACCATCTTCTTTTTAATCATTGTTGGGTGGTTTCTTATAGGTACCTACTGTTCTAAAAAATTGATCCAGCTGTAA
- the LOC140824384 gene encoding uncharacterized protein, whose product MQTRSRTTHDAQEEHGRPPPARPQQEEFLITSEVLKALMEEAASRAAAEAVERYLAARQQHSENRGAHGEGAHSHHSERVLPEREVVGTNNVPPTNLKKGTALQDDEAHSQAPPSCQKLRVKRGEEVAMAFSPARRSPFTTAVLAEMLPIGLKIANLPEYKGEGDPQDHLDKFYAKADLYDISDAAYCKIFRTTLSGQALTWFNKLPPGTVGSLDELTKRFLQQFSINRKYPKTASYLFTIVQREGESLREFVQRFTQAVHEVPYVNHDLLAGIMQQNLRHRRFKESIAGKPPNTLEELLERAEKYIRIEEAVEPRYLVKRKREDEKFGVKKEERQVTQSPHLQHIPLNSRLTDILVVAEKQGLLQPPRPMKENSKRQQSDKYCRFHKDKGHTTEDCFVLRAEVEKLIKRGYLGGFVDKSRNQQDSKRPEFQRKPSPLRGNNDRGKQPERIEENLPTGGIIAVISGGPACGDSNRARKTLIRAALQELPSTTSTKSHTVLEIVQSKGGMVFGDSDLEFPRGEHNDALVISATISNFWVRKILVDSGSSADIIFYSAFVKLGIDNALIAPVNTPLVGFAGEVVEALGEVVLPLSLGSYPLRTTKMVKFLVVKSPSAYNIILGRPSLNLFQAIGSTYHMKLKFPTPEGIGEATGDSRLARECHAITLQGTASHRKRQAAPKDSSPRSKQKLEHHSGNNEIHIVESESRRDERLKAAEILRSIEVIPGNSDSKVKVGTGLPTNLEEALIAFLRKNADVFAWKDEALPGIPQEYALHNLKADPKIKPIKQKKRTFGIEKSRHIIGEVEKLLAADYIHPVMYPEWLSNVVLVPKPGNKWRLCIDFTDLNKACPKDPFPLPRIDSLVDSTAGCEILSFLDAYQGYNQIRLAPEDQEKTSFVTDRGIYCFKMMPFGLKNAGATYQRLVNKMFEKTIGRNMEVYIDDMLVKSILASTHTEDLKECFDILRKYKMKLNPEKCTFGVGGGKFLGYMVSVRGIEANPEKISAVLNMSPPKTLKGIQELTGRIAALNRFISRSADKGLPFFKVLRQGSRFKWTDECQQAFSSLKKYLTTSPLLVKPCEGDTLFLYLAVSAEAISAVLTLEEGREHKPVYYVSKTLQGAEFRYTNIEKLALALVTAGRKLRPYLQSHQVVVLTNHPLKKVLSSPEASGRMVKWAVELSEYGLEYQPRPSVKAQVLADFIVEMEIVEAECSSPTWTLFVDGSSTASGSGAGILLENPQGDKFQYSIRLQFSASNNEAEYEAIIAGLKLALAAGSKRLIAHSDSQLVVNQLRGTYVAKEEKMAVYVLRVNELLSRLENYEIKQIPRAQNEVADKLAKMASSMTNIDSRRVTFLAITKKEAEGPTLDILCAGEGEPSWKDEIISFLVQGSLPQDPSTARKLRIRAARFTIIA is encoded by the coding sequence ATGCAAACACGATCGCGTACGACCCATGATGCCCAGGAAGAGCATGGACGCCCTCCTCCAGCTCGACCGCAGCAGGAGGAGTTCCTGATCACGTCCGAGGTTCTGAAGGCATTGATGGAGGAAGCAGCTTCTAGGGCTGCAGCCGAGGCCGTGGAGCGGTACCTCGCAGCTCGGCAGCAGCACAGcgagaacaggggagcacacgGCGAAGGAGCCCATTCACATCATTCAGAAAGAGTCTTACCTGAGAGAGAGGTAGTCGGAACCAACAACGTGCCACCGACAAACCTAAAGAAGGGGACTGCACTCCAAGATGACGAGGCTCATAGCCAGGCACCTCCATCATGTCAAAAACTCCGCGTCAAGAGAGGAGAAGAGGTTGCAATGGCATTCTCACCTGCACGACGTAGCCCTTTCACCACAGCTGTACTAGCGGAAATGCTGCCGATTGGATTAAAGATAGCAAACCTACCTGAGTATAAAGGAGAAGGGGATCCACAAGATCACCTCGACAAATTTTATGCAAAGGCAGACCTTTATGACATCAGCGACGCTGCTTACTGTAAAATCTTTCGAACTACCCTATCAGGACAGGCCCTTACTTGGTTCAACAAGCTACCCCCGGGGACAGTAGGCAGCCTGGATGAACTCACCAAGCGTTTTCTTCAACAATTCTCCATTAATAGGAAGTATCCCAAGACAGCGTCTTATTTATTCACCATAGTCCAAAGAGAGGGAGAGAGCCTGAGAGAGTTCGTACAGCGATTCACTCAGGCCGTTCATGAGGTCCCGTACGTCAATCACGATTTACTGGCAGGAATCATGCAGCAAAACCTTCGTCACCGGAGATTCAAAGAGTCAATAGCGGGAAAACCCCCTAACACTTTGGAAGAATTACTTGAAAGAGCTGAAAAGTACATTCGCATCGAAGAAGCAGTAGAACCTCGTTATCTtgtaaaaagaaagagagaagatGAGAAATTCGGGGTCAAGAAGGAAGAAAGGCAGGTAACTCAGAGCCCTCATCTCCAGCACATCCCGCTGAACTCACGCTTGACAGACATATTAGTTGTAGCCGAAAAGCAAGGTCTTTTGCAGCCCCCTCGCCCTATGAAAGAAAACTCGAAAAGACAGCAATCTGACAAGTATTGTCGTTTTCACAAGGACAAGGGTCATACCACAGAAGATTGTTTTGTCCTGCGAGCAGAAGTAGAGAAACTCATCAAGCGAGGATACTTGGGCGGTTTTGTGGATAAGTCACGAAATCAGCAGGACAGTAAGCGCCCGGAATTCCAGCGCAAGCCCAGCCCTCTGAGGGGAAACAATGACCGAGGGAAACAGCCCGAAAGGATAGAGGAGAACCTCCCTACTGGAGGAATCATCGCAGTAATTTCTGGAGGCCCAGCATGTGGGGATTCGAATAGGGCAAGAAAAACTTTGATTCGCGCAGCATTGCAAGAACTTCCATCTACAACTAGTACCAAATCACACACCGTACTCGAGATAGTCCAGTCGAAGGGAGGTATGGTGTTCGGTGATAGTGACCTGGAGTTCCCTCGTGGGGAACACAATGACGCCCTAGTCATCTCCGCCACCATTTCCAATTTCTGGGTGAGAAAGATACTAGTGGATTCAGGAAGTTCTGCAGACATCATTTTTTATAGCGCTTTTGTAAAACTAGGAATCGACAATGCCCTAATAGCCCCAGTAAACACCCCTCTGGTTGGATTTGCGGGAGAGGTAGTTGAGGCATTGGGAGAGGTTGTGCTCCCCCTTTCCCTGGGGTCTTACCCGCTAAGGACCACTAAGATGGTGAAGTTTCTCGTGGTGAAGTCTCCGTCAGCATACAACATTATTTTGGGGCGTCCTAGCTTGAATTTGTTTCAGGCGATAGGCTCTACGTATCACATGAAACTTAAGTTCCCCACACCCGAAGGAATAGGGGAAGCCACTGGTGATAGTCGATTGGCGAGAGAATGTCATGCCATCACCTTGCAGGGGACAGCAAGTCACCGAAAGAGGCAGGCCGCCCCAAAAGACTCATCGCCCAGAAGTAAGCAGAAGTTGGAGCATCATTCAGGGAACAATGAGATTCATATTGTTGAAAGCGAATCAAGAAGAGACGAGAGACTTAAGGCCGCAGAAATACTGAGAAGTATAGAAGTAATACCAGGAAATTCCGATAGCAAGGTCAAGGTTGGAACAGGTTTACCAACTAATTTGGAAGAAGCCCTGATAGCTTTTCTGAGAAAGAATGCGGATGTATTTGCCTGGAAGGATGAAGCATTGCCAGGAATACCCCAGGAGTATGCGCTCCACAATCTCAAAGCAGATCCAAAGATAAAACCAATCAAGCAAAAGAAAAGGACGTTCGGTATCGAGAAGAGCAGACATATCATTGGAGAAGTAGAGAAGCTATTAGCCGCCGACTACATCCACCCCGTCATGTACCCAGAATGGTTGTCAAATGTCGTACTCGTACCGAAGCCGGGCAACAAATGGCGGTTGTGCATAGATTTCACTGATCTGAATAAAGCATGCCCTAAGGATCCTTTCCCGTTGCCAAGGATTGATTCATTGGTAGACTCCACCGCCGGGTGCGAAATTCTTAGCTTCTTGGATGCATACCAAGGATACAATCAAATTCGGCTAGCACCTGAAGATCAGGAAAAGACAAGCTTTGTAACTGATCGAGGAATTTACTGTTTCAAgatgatgccgtttggattaaAGAACGCCGGGGCAACTTACCAGCGGTTGGTAAACAAGATGTTTGAAAAAACAATCGGGCGCAACATGGAAGTGTATATAGACGACATGCTTGTCAAGAGCATACTGGCTTCAACCCACACTGAAGATCTCAAAGAATGCTTTGACATTCTGAGGAAGTATAAAATGAAGTTAAACCCTGAAAAGTGCACATTCGGGGTCGGAGGAGGGAAATTCCTGGGTTATATGGTCTCAGTTAGAGGGATAGAAGCTAATCCTGAGAAGATCAGTGCTGTTTTGAACATGTCTCCTCCGAAGACATTAAAAGGAATACAAGAGTTAACAGGACGGATCGCCGCCCTTAACAGATTCATCTCTCGGTCGGCGGATAAAGGCCTGCCATTCTTTAAAGTGCTTAGACAAGGAAGTAGATTCAAATGGACGGACGAGTGTCAACAAGCCTTCAGCAGCTTGAagaaatacttgaccacatcaCCCTTACTTGTAAAACCATGCGAAGGAGATACGTTGTTCCTTTATCTAGCAGTCTCCGCCGAAGCAATCAGCGCTGTGCTAACCTTAGAAGAAGGGCGCGAGCATAAGCCAGTATATTACGTGAGCAAGACATTGCAGGGCGCAGAATTTCGGTACACCAATATCGAAAAACTAGCCCTGGCGCTGGTCACTGCTGGAAGGAAACTTCGTCCTTACCTCCAATCGCATCAGGTAGTAGTGTTGACCAACCATCCCTTGAAAAAGGTGCTCTCCAGTCCTGAGGCATCTGGTCGGATGGTCAAATGGGCGGTGGAGTTGAGCGAGTACGGCTTGGAGTATCAACCGCGCCCATCGGTAAAGGCCCAGGTTCTGGCAGATTTCATAGTAGAGATGGAGATAGTGGAGGCAGAATGTTCCAGCCCCACTTGGACACTATTTGTTGATGGATCTTCCACTGCATCAGGAAGTGGAGCCGGGATATTGTTAGAAAATCCTCAAGGAGACAAGTTTCAGTATTCCATAAGGCTTCAGTTTTCGGCATCAAATAACGAAGCAGAGTACGAGGCTATTATAGCAGGATTAAAGCTAGCCTTAGCCGCAGGATCAAAGAGGTTGATAGCGCACAGTGACTCCCAGCTTGTGGTTAACCAACTTCGAGGGACTTATGTGGCTAAGGAGGAAAAGATGGCCGTGTATGTGCTCCGGGTTAATGAGCTGCTCTCGCGTCTAGAGAACTATGAGATAAAGCAGATACCCAGGGCCCAGAATGAAGTAGCAGATAAGTTAGCCAAGATGGCAAGTTCTATGACAAATATTGACAGTAGAAGGGTCACTTTTCTAGCCATTACTAAGAAAGAGGCGGAGGGACCAACTCTTGACATTCTGTGTGCTGGAGAGGGTGAACCAAGCTGGAAAGATGAAATCATCAGTTTTCTGGTGCAAGGAAGCCTACCACAAGATCCTTCTACAGCCCGAAAGCTTCGGATAAGAGCCGCTCGATTTACGATAATAGCATAG